Within the Nicotiana tabacum cultivar K326 chromosome 11, ASM71507v2, whole genome shotgun sequence genome, the region ATAAAATTGAACAAACAAGAAGAAACccacaaaaaaatccaaaataaaactaCAGTAAATCATTCAAATTTATTTGGATCCAAACCATTTCAATGCATTTattaaatgaaaaatgaagaaattttcTAGTGGTACTATTTAGAAAAGAGGACAACGGTACTAACCTTTGATAAAAAATTGGCCTTTTCAATGATACCTTTACGATGAGGAGACAAAGTCTGTGCGCTTTTCGCACCGAAATTGCAGCTTCTCCACCCCCTACTACTACCAAAATCTCTTCACCTACTAATTTTATCAAAAACACAAAGGAAATCAGTGTATCTTACCGTAAATCTGCAGAAAAAAATTAAGACTCTTTGGACATTACTATCAATATTACCTTTGCAGCTAAAGAAAAATTAAGAGACTTCTCCTTCTCCGGCGGCTAGGGATTGGGTATCTTCAGATTTGCTTGGAAGTTGGATCTAGGGGGGAGTATTCTTTGATATGTCCAGAGAGTATTTTCGATGGGGTCTGGAGATAGAAAGAGTTCTTCTATTTCTTTTGCTATTAGAAATTAAAAACAAAGTCTAGGGTTTAGTGAAATAAGGAGGAGggaaaaaacgaaaataaaaataaaagtgggTAAAGTTAGGAGGGAAACTGAACCGTCTCCATAGGCCTATTTTGCAAAGAACCGTAGCCACAGGTAATCCTATCGTTACGGTTAAAACAACTGTTGCAATAGAATGCCCTATGGCAACGATTATTTCACTCTTGTAACGGTTTGCTTGCGGGTTGGTCTTATATAACCGTTGCGACAAATACCGTTGCTATAGGTCCATTTTCTAGTAGATCATCTTCTCCTTTGCTTTCCTCAGCTTCAccttgtttcttttcttctttatcttttttctcttcttctttcttctcagcttcttcctttttctcttcatTCTTTACAACTGAAACTTGTTTTCCAGTTCTCTTATAAACATCATTTGCTATCTTTTCTGAGTCAATGACACCTTTTACGACTACTTGATTTTTTACAAGGTCTGTCGTAACAGATTCTACCCCTGCAATATCGCATTTTCAGAATAGCAATTAACCTGATACTGTGCCTAGGTTATAAAACCAACTCCTGAACCATTTTGGATTAATAATGTAACTTGtgaaaacagtaaaatataatttaaaatatttaaaatattttggattaAAATACCTTTAATTTTGCGGATCCGTTTTTGCAAAGCTTGAGCACAAGCATCACAATGCATTTGAACGTTCAAGACAACCGTTATTACTGGAGGAGGCTGCAAGGGGCAAAACATAGTTGACACTTCCATATTAATTcatttaatcaaagaaaaataaatgattgGCAAAAAAACAAGACACAACAACAAATACCCTAAAAAACGTTGATAATCTATGGCCGTGCATGTTGTACATTGACTTGCACAAAAATATCATTTGTACAATCTACCCTTAAAAATAGCAATACCAATACTATTTTCATGTCCCAAATACGATTATGGTAAGAAAAGCCAACTATAATTTGCATTTCGCGAATAATTACACTGGTAATTTGTCCTGCTAATTATAAGTGATTGCTCATATTATATTAATTTACGTCATTCGCCAACCAGGCTTTCGATTGTCTTTGTTCACATTAATATTTTCACCGATAATGCTAAGCTTTAATTTTGTCTAGTGATTGTTACTATTCTTATATTGTGTGTATATATAGACAACAGCCCAAACATTTCAAATATTGAATGTCAGTTCCGTGAATGCTTTAAGGTAAGATTATCAGATGATTTCGGGTTCAAGCCTTTGGAGCCACAGTTCTTAAAGAGCGGTTTATCCCAATATGGGAAATTTCAACGCGACTGTAGATTTAGTCGGCCTCCAATGCTAGTACCGTTAGCTGGCTGGCAGAGCTTGCTAGTTTCAGTTCTTTTAGCTTAATTAAGAGGTCATGCAGCAGCAAAACCTTGACTGATCCTTGACCTCTAGCTA harbors:
- the LOC107781067 gene encoding heavy metal-associated isoprenylated plant protein 7-like, whose product is MEVSTMFCPLQPPPVITVVLNVQMHCDACAQALQKRIRKIKGVESVTTDLVKNQVVVKGVIDSEKIANDVYKRTGKQVSVVKNEEKKEEAEKKEEEKKDKEEKKQGEAEESKGEDDLLENGPIATVFVATVI